Proteins from a genomic interval of Anolis sagrei isolate rAnoSag1 chromosome 1, rAnoSag1.mat, whole genome shotgun sequence:
- the LOC132781364 gene encoding cytochrome P450 2K6-like isoform X3 produces MDWIHPITIFFLIALIILLVLKMGHFWNYSSRNPLPGPKPLPIIGNLHIIDRERPHRTMLKLSKVYGPIFRIQMGFQKMVVLSGYEMVKEALVNQADALAERPITPIFEEFTNGLGITFSHGENWKVMRRFTLSTLRDYGMGKRTIEDKIVEECNVLTKKLESYKGKPLETTAIMNAAVANIIVSILLGRRYEYEDPKFRRLLELINENVRVAGSPSVLFYNMFPALGFLSGGRKIILDNREEFFVFINATFIEHLKELDENDQRSFIDTFLIRQKEEKSNNVNGYFHDENLKTLVANLFAAGMDTTSTTLRWALLLMMKHPEVQRKVQEEIAVTIGSAQPRSEHRKKMPYTDAVIHEVQRYASIIPTNLPHATTQDITLKGYFIPKGTHIVPLLSSVLHDDSQWEKPLKFYPEHFLDPEGNFFKRDAFMPFSAGRRQCAGETLAKMELFLFFTTIMQRFTIQPAPGTSREDLDLTPAIGFTTPPMPFDVCAVPR; encoded by the exons ATGGATTGGATACATCCAATTACAATATTTTTCTTAATTGCCCTTATCATTTTGCTGGTTTTAAAAATGGGCCATTTCTGGAATTACAGTTCCCGAAATCCTCTACCAGGTCCCAAGCCTTTACCAATTATTGGAAATCTTCATATAATAGATCGGGAGAGGCCTCACAGAACAATGCTGAAG ctgtcAAAAGTTTATGGCCCCATCTTCAGGATCCAAATGGGATTCCAGAAAATGGTAGTGTTGAGTGGGTATGAGATGGTGAAAGAGGCGCTGGTGAACCAGGCTGAtgcattggctgagaggcccatCACCCCAATATTTGAAGAATTTACAAATGGCCTTG GTATTACTTTTTCGCATGGTGAGAACTGGAAAGTGATGCGGAGGTTCACCTTATCCACACTTCGGGACTATGGAATGGGCAAGAGAACTATAGAGGATAAAATTGTTGAAGAGTGCAATGTCCTGACAAAGAAACTGGAATCTTATAAAG GGAAACCACTTGAGACAACTGCAATCATGAATGCAGCTGTTGCCAATATTATAGTATCCATACTACTTGGCAGGCGATACGAATATGAAGATCCCAAATTTCGAAGATTACTGGAGTTAATCAATGAAAATGTCCGGGTTGCGGGAAGCCCCTCAGTCCTG TTCTACAACATGTTTCCTGCTCTCGGTTTCCTTTCTGGTGGTCGAAAAATTATCCTTGATAACAGAGAGGAGTTTTTTGTTTTCATAAATGCTACATTCATAGAACACCTCAAAGAGTTGGATGAAAATGACCAGCGGAGCTTTATTGATACCTTTCTTATCCGGCAGAAAGAG GAGAAGAGCAACAATGTTAATGGATATTTCCATGATGAAAATCTAAAAACTCTTGTGGCTAATTTATTTGCTGCTGGCATGGACACCACTTCCACCACCCTGCGCTGGGCTCTTTTGCTCATGATGAAGCACCCAGAAGTTCAGC GTAAAGTCCAAGAAGAAATTGCTGTCACTATTGGGTCTGCCCAGCCACGGTCTGAACACCGAAAAAAAATGCCATACACAGATGCAGTAATTCATGAAGTTCAAAGATATGCTAGTATTATCCCAACCAACTTGCCACATGCAACTACTCAGGATATTACTCTTAAAGGCTACTTCATCCCAAAG GGAACCCACATCGTTCCATTACTGTCCTCTGTGCTCCACGATGATTCTCAATGGGAGAAACCACTTAAATTCTATCCTGAGCATTTTCTCGATCCTGAAGGGAACTTTTTTAAGAGAGACGCCTTCATGCCTTTCTCTGCAG GTCGGAGGCAGTGTGCAGGCGAGACTCTTGCCAAAATGGAGCTTTTCCTGTTCTTTACAACTATTATGCAGAGATTCACCATCCAGCCAGCCCCTGGCACCTCTAGGGAAGACCTGGACCTTACCCCTGCAATTGGGTTTACAACACCCCCAATGCCTTTTGATGTCTGTGCTGTGCCCCGTTGA